The following proteins come from a genomic window of Denitromonas sp.:
- a CDS encoding DUF3830 family protein produces MRHLAIDVGPHHFVARLEEAAAPKTCAAFLRLLPFANQAIHSRWSGEAVWVPLGDFDTGLGFENHTSHPSRGDVLLYPGGFSETEILFAYGNSCFASKMGQLAGNHFLTVVEGSEQLMEMGRRVLWQGAQAIRFSDLGER; encoded by the coding sequence ATGCGCCATCTTGCAATCGATGTGGGCCCCCATCACTTCGTGGCCCGCCTGGAAGAGGCGGCTGCGCCGAAGACCTGCGCCGCCTTCTTGCGCCTGCTGCCCTTTGCCAACCAGGCCATCCATTCGCGCTGGAGCGGCGAGGCGGTGTGGGTGCCGCTGGGCGATTTCGATACCGGGCTGGGCTTCGAGAACCACACCAGCCACCCCTCGCGCGGCGACGTGCTGCTCTATCCGGGCGGGTTTTCCGAAACCGAGATTCTGTTTGCCTATGGCAATAGCTGCTTCGCCAGCAAGATGGGGCAGCTGGCGGGTAACCACTTCCTGACCGTGGTCGAGGGCAGCGAGCAGTTGATGGAGATGGGCCGCCGGGTGTTGTGGCAGGGCGCGCAGGCGATCCGCTTCAGCGACCTGGGCGAGCGCTGA
- a CDS encoding GlcG/HbpS family heme-binding protein: MKTIRMLTLDDVKRIAAAAEAEAVAKQWAVSIAVCDAGGHALWLQRMDGAPLMSAAVAPEKARTCVLTGKPSKVFEDMVNTGRIAALSMPVVPLEGGEPIVVDGVVVGAVGVSGVTAGEDAQVARAGVAALGSA, translated from the coding sequence ATGAAAACGATCCGCATGCTGACGCTGGACGACGTCAAGCGCATCGCCGCGGCGGCCGAGGCCGAAGCCGTGGCCAAGCAGTGGGCGGTGAGCATCGCCGTGTGCGATGCCGGCGGCCACGCCCTGTGGCTGCAGCGCATGGACGGCGCGCCGCTGATGAGCGCCGCGGTGGCGCCCGAGAAGGCGCGCACCTGCGTGCTCACCGGCAAGCCCAGCAAGGTGTTCGAAGACATGGTCAATACCGGCCGCATCGCCGCCCTGTCGATGCCGGTGGTGCCGCTCGAAGGCGGCGAGCCGATCGTGGTCGATGGGGTGGTGGTTGGTGCGGTGGGGGTCTCCGGCGTCACGGCCGGCGAGGACGCCCAGGTGGCGCGCGCCGGGGTGGCGGCGCTGGGCAGCGCTTGA
- the paaY gene encoding phenylacetic acid degradation protein PaaY codes for MPCYEIDGLKPVIHPTAFVHPDAVLIGDVIIGPHCYVAPLASLRGDFGRIVLEAGSNVQDTCVMHGFPGTDTVIEEDGHVGHGAVLHGCRVGKNALIGMNAVVMDNAVVGEATIVAACAFVKAGMVLPARHLVAGMPAKVMRELSEQEIAWKSDGTRTYQELTERCLATLKPCAPLTEMEPGRERLKFDDSVVPLVDLKKGG; via the coding sequence ATGCCCTGCTATGAAATCGACGGCCTCAAACCGGTCATCCACCCCACCGCCTTCGTGCATCCCGATGCCGTGCTGATCGGCGACGTCATCATCGGCCCGCACTGCTACGTCGCCCCGCTCGCCTCGCTGCGCGGCGACTTCGGCCGCATCGTGCTCGAAGCCGGCTCGAATGTGCAGGACACCTGCGTGATGCACGGCTTTCCCGGCACCGACACGGTGATCGAGGAAGACGGACATGTCGGCCACGGCGCCGTGCTGCACGGCTGCCGTGTCGGCAAGAACGCGCTTATCGGCATGAACGCCGTGGTCATGGACAATGCCGTGGTTGGCGAAGCCACCATCGTCGCCGCCTGCGCCTTTGTGAAGGCCGGCATGGTGCTGCCCGCCCGTCATCTGGTGGCCGGCATGCCGGCCAAGGTGATGCGCGAGCTGTCCGAGCAGGAAATTGCCTGGAAGAGCGACGGCACCCGAACCTACCAGGAGCTGACCGAGCGCTGCCTGGCCACGCTCAAGCCCTGTGCGCCGCTCACCGAGATGGAGCCGGGCCGCGAACGGCTCAAGTTCGACGACAGCGTGGTGCCGCTGGTGGACCTCAAGAAAGGCGGCTGA
- the paaN gene encoding phenylacetic acid degradation protein PaaN translates to MSHPLFEKHQATLEQALGAIRSRAYWTPFNEMPSPRVYGETADADGKAAIDACVGREFALDQPGQRGWSASERSPYGVPLNVSYPVCDTEALIAAAQAAMPAWQKLGAAGRTGVCLEILDRLNKRSFEIAHAVMLTTGQGWMMAFQAGGPHAQDRGLEAVAYAWDEQSRVVPEAIWNKPQGKNPPLVMKKHFEIVGRGVALVIGCGTFPTWNTYPGVFAALATGNPVIIKPHSNAILPAAITVRIAREVLVEAGLDPNLISLAVVDKRADTQALATHPAVKSIDFTGSNVFGQWLLDNARQAQVYAELAGVNNVVIESTDSYKAMLRNLAFTLSLYSGQMCTTTQAILVPAGGIDTDQGHKSFDEVAHDLGAAIEKFLGDINVATAVLGAIQSDATVDRINEAGAHGKIVLDSKKLVHPQFPDAEVHTPVLLTCDAADEKSYMEERFGPISFVVKVADGAAAIALSERIVKEHGALTVGLYSTRQDVIDAMTDATLRAGVALSINLTGGVFVNQSAAFSDYHGTGANPSANASYSDAAFVANRFRVIQRRYHVAE, encoded by the coding sequence ATGTCACACCCGCTGTTCGAGAAGCATCAGGCCACCCTGGAACAGGCGCTCGGCGCCATCCGCTCGCGTGCCTACTGGACGCCGTTCAACGAGATGCCCAGTCCGCGCGTCTATGGCGAAACCGCCGACGCCGACGGCAAGGCCGCCATCGACGCCTGCGTCGGTCGCGAGTTCGCGCTCGACCAGCCCGGCCAGCGCGGCTGGAGCGCCTCCGAGCGCTCGCCCTACGGCGTGCCGCTGAACGTCAGCTACCCGGTGTGCGACACCGAGGCGCTGATCGCCGCCGCCCAGGCCGCCATGCCCGCCTGGCAGAAGCTCGGCGCGGCCGGGCGCACCGGCGTGTGCCTGGAGATCCTCGACCGCCTCAACAAGCGCAGCTTCGAGATCGCCCACGCGGTGATGCTGACCACCGGCCAGGGCTGGATGATGGCCTTCCAGGCCGGCGGCCCGCATGCGCAGGACCGCGGCCTGGAGGCCGTGGCCTACGCCTGGGACGAGCAGTCGCGCGTCGTGCCCGAGGCCATCTGGAACAAGCCGCAGGGCAAGAACCCGCCGCTGGTGATGAAGAAGCATTTCGAGATCGTCGGCCGCGGCGTGGCGCTGGTGATCGGCTGCGGCACCTTCCCCACCTGGAACACCTACCCCGGCGTGTTCGCCGCGCTGGCCACCGGCAACCCGGTGATCATCAAGCCGCACAGCAACGCCATCCTGCCCGCCGCCATCACCGTGCGCATCGCGCGCGAGGTACTGGTCGAGGCCGGCCTCGACCCCAACCTGATCAGCCTGGCCGTGGTCGACAAGCGCGCCGACACCCAGGCGCTGGCCACCCACCCGGCGGTCAAGTCCATCGACTTCACCGGCAGCAACGTCTTCGGCCAGTGGCTGCTCGACAACGCCCGCCAGGCTCAGGTGTATGCCGAGCTGGCCGGGGTTAACAACGTGGTGATCGAATCCACCGATAGCTACAAAGCCATGCTGCGCAACCTGGCCTTCACGCTCAGCCTGTACTCGGGCCAGATGTGCACCACCACCCAGGCGATTCTGGTGCCGGCCGGCGGCATCGACACCGACCAGGGCCACAAGAGTTTCGACGAGGTGGCGCATGATCTCGGCGCGGCGATCGAGAAATTCCTCGGCGACATCAACGTCGCCACCGCGGTGCTCGGCGCCATCCAGTCCGACGCCACGGTCGACCGCATCAACGAAGCCGGCGCGCACGGCAAGATCGTGCTCGACTCGAAAAAACTGGTGCATCCGCAGTTCCCCGACGCCGAGGTGCACACCCCGGTACTGCTGACCTGCGACGCGGCGGACGAAAAGAGCTATATGGAAGAGCGCTTCGGCCCGATCAGCTTCGTGGTCAAGGTGGCCGATGGCGCAGCGGCCATCGCCTTGTCCGAGCGCATCGTCAAGGAACACGGCGCCCTCACCGTCGGCCTGTATTCGACCAGGCAGGACGTCATCGATGCCATGACCGACGCCACCCTGCGCGCCGGCGTCGCGCTGTCGATCAACCTGACCGGCGGCGTGTTCGTGAATCAGTCGGCAGCCTTCTCCGACTACCACGGCACCGGCGCCAACCCCTCGGCCAACGCCAGCTACTCGGACGCGGCCTTTGTCGCCAACCGCTTCCGTGTGATTCAGCGCCGTTATCACGTCGCCGAGTAA
- the paaG gene encoding 2-(1,2-epoxy-1,2-dihydrophenyl)acetyl-CoA isomerase PaaG, whose translation MAHVFDTITLEMSEGVATLTLNRPERLNSFTDAMHAEVRAALDAIRAGRADGTVRAMVLTGAGRGFCAGQDLSDRSVSAGDAAPDLGASVEKNYKPLVMALRALDMPVIAAVNGVAAGAGANLALACDLVFAARSASFIQAFCKLGLIPDTGGTWILPRLLGPARAMGLAMLGDKLPAEQAEAWGLIWKCVDDADLMPTVSALARQMAAGPTFGFAQTKKAIWASSTQDFATQLDMERDMMRACGQSDDYREGVAAFMEKRAPRFTGR comes from the coding sequence ATGGCGCATGTTTTCGACACGATCACCCTCGAGATGTCCGAGGGCGTGGCCACCCTGACCCTCAACCGGCCCGAGCGGCTCAACAGCTTCACCGACGCCATGCACGCCGAAGTGCGTGCCGCGCTCGACGCGATCCGCGCCGGCCGCGCCGACGGCACGGTGCGCGCCATGGTGCTGACCGGCGCCGGCCGCGGCTTCTGTGCCGGGCAGGATCTGTCGGACCGCAGCGTGTCGGCCGGCGATGCCGCGCCGGACCTGGGCGCCTCGGTCGAGAAAAACTACAAGCCGCTGGTGATGGCGCTGCGCGCACTCGACATGCCGGTGATTGCCGCCGTCAATGGCGTGGCCGCCGGCGCGGGCGCCAATCTGGCGCTGGCCTGTGACCTGGTGTTTGCCGCGCGTTCGGCCAGCTTCATTCAGGCCTTCTGCAAGCTGGGTCTGATCCCCGACACCGGCGGCACCTGGATTTTGCCGCGACTGCTCGGTCCGGCACGGGCGATGGGTCTGGCGATGCTCGGCGACAAACTGCCGGCCGAGCAGGCCGAAGCCTGGGGCCTGATCTGGAAGTGTGTGGATGATGCCGACTTGATGCCGACGGTGAGTGCGCTCGCCCGCCAGATGGCGGCCGGCCCGACCTTCGGCTTTGCCCAGACCAAGAAGGCGATCTGGGCCAGTTCGACCCAGGACTTCGCCACCCAGCTCGACATGGAGCGCGACATGATGCGCGCCTGTGGCCAGTCGGACGACTATCGCGAGGGCGTGGCCGCCTTCATGGAAAAGCGCGCGCCGCGCTTTACGGGGCGCTGA
- the paaH gene encoding 3-hydroxyacyl-CoA dehydrogenase PaaH — protein MRALKTSDKVLVIGAGAMGSGIAHVAAVAGHTVYLYDMQAEAVARGRAGIAKDLDVLVSRDKLGREVADAALARVLPIGNLSDAQDARLAIEAVVERLDVKQALFAELEAILAPEAILATNTSSLSITALAAPLARPGQVVGMHFFNPAPRMKLVEVVSGLATAPAVAQTVHATAGVWGKVPVFAKSTPGFIVNRVARPYYGEALRVLAEQAATPATLDAAMREGCGFPMGPFELMDLIGHDVNHAVSQSVYAACFNDSRYTPHLIQQELVYAGRLGRKSGQGFYAYGEGAALPAPADLPLAPAARRVRVVGDLGPAAALIGRLEQAGLTVERTAGTGHGWLEIGAARLMLSDGRTATRRAVDSGFDHVVLFDLCLDFAKTPRLTLSAADQCGRGALTDVVGTLQAASFKVAQLDDVAGLLALRTVAMLANEAADAVLAGIGSAADIDTAMRYGTNYPLGPLAWADRLGPAFIAEVLDHLRAHYVDTRYRLSPLLQRKALTGATFHAH, from the coding sequence ATGCGCGCGCTGAAGACCTCCGACAAGGTGCTGGTGATCGGCGCCGGCGCCATGGGCAGCGGCATCGCCCATGTGGCCGCCGTGGCCGGCCACACCGTCTACTTGTATGATATGCAGGCCGAGGCGGTCGCGCGTGGCCGTGCCGGCATCGCCAAGGATCTGGACGTCCTGGTCAGCCGCGACAAGCTTGGCCGCGAGGTCGCCGACGCGGCGCTGGCGCGGGTGCTGCCGATCGGCAATCTGTCCGATGCGCAGGATGCGCGGCTGGCGATCGAGGCCGTGGTCGAGCGGCTCGACGTCAAGCAGGCGCTGTTCGCCGAGCTTGAGGCCATCCTCGCGCCCGAGGCGATCCTCGCCACCAATACCTCCTCTCTGTCGATCACCGCCCTGGCCGCGCCGCTGGCCCGGCCCGGCCAGGTGGTGGGCATGCACTTCTTCAACCCCGCGCCGCGCATGAAGCTGGTCGAGGTGGTGTCGGGCCTGGCCACCGCGCCGGCCGTGGCGCAGACCGTCCATGCCACCGCCGGTGTGTGGGGCAAGGTGCCGGTGTTCGCCAAGTCCACGCCGGGCTTCATCGTCAATCGGGTGGCGCGCCCCTACTACGGCGAGGCGCTGCGCGTGCTGGCCGAGCAGGCCGCCACGCCGGCCACGCTGGATGCGGCGATGCGCGAGGGCTGCGGCTTTCCGATGGGGCCCTTCGAGCTGATGGACCTGATCGGCCACGATGTGAACCACGCTGTCAGCCAGTCGGTGTATGCCGCCTGCTTCAACGACAGCCGCTACACCCCGCACCTGATCCAGCAGGAGCTGGTGTACGCCGGGCGCCTCGGCCGCAAGAGCGGTCAGGGTTTCTACGCCTACGGCGAGGGGGCTGCGTTGCCGGCGCCGGCAGATCTGCCACTCGCCCCGGCGGCGCGGCGGGTGCGCGTGGTGGGCGACCTCGGCCCCGCCGCGGCGCTGATCGGCCGTCTCGAACAGGCGGGCCTCACCGTCGAGCGCACCGCCGGCACGGGCCACGGCTGGCTGGAGATCGGCGCGGCGCGCCTGATGCTCAGCGACGGGCGCACCGCCACCCGGCGTGCGGTCGACAGCGGCTTCGACCATGTGGTGCTGTTCGACCTGTGCCTCGACTTTGCCAAGACCCCGCGCCTGACCCTGAGCGCCGCCGACCAATGCGGTCGCGGCGCGCTCACCGATGTTGTCGGCACCTTGCAGGCGGCCAGCTTCAAGGTGGCGCAACTGGACGACGTGGCCGGGCTGCTGGCGCTGCGCACCGTGGCCATGCTGGCCAACGAAGCCGCCGACGCGGTACTCGCCGGCATCGGCTCGGCGGCCGACATCGACACCGCCATGCGCTACGGCACCAACTATCCGCTGGGGCCGCTGGCCTGGGCCGACCGGCTCGGCCCGGCCTTTATCGCCGAGGTGCTCGACCACCTGCGCGCGCATTATGTCGATACCCGCTACCGCCTCTCGCCGCTGCTGCAACGCAAGGCGCTGACCGGCGCCACCTTTCATGCCCACTGA
- the paaI gene encoding hydroxyphenylacetyl-CoA thioesterase PaaI, with protein MPTDTSPMDAKTLTPQQIAEQVRDTMFANDQASRGLGMQFIEVGPGRATLTMTVRADMLNGFAIIHGGFVTTLADSAFAFACNSYNEQTVASGISVDFIAPAREGDVLTATAREVALSGRTGVYDITVTNQHGAIIAVMRGKSYRLKGRAVFPQ; from the coding sequence ATGCCCACTGACACGAGCCCCATGGACGCCAAGACACTCACTCCCCAGCAGATCGCCGAACAGGTGCGCGACACCATGTTCGCCAACGACCAGGCCTCGCGCGGCCTCGGCATGCAGTTTATCGAGGTCGGCCCCGGCCGCGCCACGCTGACCATGACCGTGCGCGCCGACATGCTCAACGGCTTCGCCATCATCCACGGCGGCTTCGTCACCACGCTGGCCGACTCGGCCTTTGCCTTTGCCTGCAACAGCTACAACGAGCAGACGGTGGCCTCGGGCATCAGCGTGGATTTCATCGCGCCGGCGCGCGAGGGCGACGTGCTCACCGCCACGGCGCGCGAAGTGGCGCTGTCGGGCCGCACCGGGGTGTACGACATCACCGTGACCAACCAGCACGGCGCCATCATTGCCGTGATGCGGGGCAAGAGCTACCGGCTCAAGGGCCGGGCGGTGTTCCCGCAGTAA
- the paaK gene encoding phenylacetate--CoA ligase PaaK: MTCKMPAPGDLEAIETASRDELQATQLKRMQWSVQHAYDNVPHYKRKFDEAGVHPSDLKTLADLAKFPFTGKQDLRDNYPFGLFAVPREKVVRVHASSGTTGKPTVVGYTSRDIDTWARVVARSIRASGGRAGDIVHVSYGYGLFTGGLGAHYGAEKLGCTVIPMSGGQTEKQIQIIQDFKPDIIMVTPSYMLTILDEMERMGIDPKSTSLKIGIFGAEPWTHAMRQAMEERSGMDAVDIYGLSEVMGPGVANECIESKDGPVIWEDHFYPEIIDPVTGEVLPDGEEGELVFTTLSKEALPVIRYRTRDLTRLLPPTSRSMRRMAKITGRSDDMLIIRGVNVFPTQIEELICKMPKLAPQYVLEVDKQGHMDTLTVKVETNPEVPVGRHPEQKEALAKELTHHIKSLIGVSAKVIVGDPFSIERVTVGKAKRVIDRRPKD, translated from the coding sequence ATGACCTGCAAGATGCCCGCGCCGGGCGACCTCGAAGCGATCGAAACCGCGAGTCGCGACGAGTTGCAAGCCACCCAGCTCAAGCGCATGCAGTGGAGCGTGCAGCACGCCTACGACAACGTGCCGCACTACAAGCGGAAGTTCGACGAAGCCGGCGTGCACCCGAGCGACCTGAAGACGCTGGCCGACCTGGCCAAGTTCCCCTTCACCGGCAAGCAGGACCTGCGCGACAACTACCCCTTCGGCCTGTTTGCCGTGCCGCGCGAGAAGGTGGTGCGGGTGCATGCCTCGTCGGGCACCACCGGCAAGCCGACGGTGGTCGGCTACACCTCGCGCGACATCGATACCTGGGCGCGGGTGGTGGCGCGCTCGATCCGCGCCTCGGGCGGGCGGGCCGGCGACATCGTGCATGTGTCCTACGGCTACGGGCTGTTTACCGGCGGCCTGGGCGCGCACTACGGCGCCGAGAAGCTCGGCTGTACCGTCATCCCGATGTCCGGCGGCCAGACCGAGAAGCAGATCCAGATCATCCAGGACTTCAAGCCCGACATCATCATGGTGACGCCGTCCTACATGCTGACCATCCTCGACGAGATGGAGCGCATGGGGATCGACCCGAAGAGTACCTCGCTCAAGATCGGCATCTTCGGCGCCGAGCCCTGGACGCACGCCATGCGCCAGGCCATGGAGGAGCGCTCGGGCATGGACGCGGTGGACATCTACGGCCTGTCCGAAGTGATGGGGCCGGGCGTGGCCAACGAGTGCATCGAGAGCAAGGACGGCCCGGTCATCTGGGAAGACCACTTCTACCCCGAGATCATCGACCCGGTCACCGGCGAGGTGCTGCCCGACGGCGAAGAGGGCGAGCTGGTGTTCACCACGCTGTCCAAGGAGGCGCTGCCGGTGATCCGCTACCGCACCCGCGACCTCACCCGCCTGCTGCCGCCCACCTCGCGCAGCATGCGCCGCATGGCCAAGATCACCGGCCGCTCGGACGACATGCTGATCATCCGCGGCGTCAATGTGTTCCCGACCCAGATCGAGGAGCTGATCTGCAAGATGCCCAAGCTCGCGCCCCAGTATGTGCTGGAGGTCGACAAGCAGGGCCACATGGACACCCTGACGGTGAAGGTCGAGACCAACCCCGAGGTGCCGGTCGGCCGTCATCCGGAACAGAAAGAGGCGTTGGCCAAAGAGCTGACGCACCACATCAAGAGCCTGATCGGCGTGTCCGCAAAGGTCATCGTCGGCGATCCGTTCAGCATCGAGCGGGTCACCGTCGGCAAGGCCAAGCGGGTCATTGACCGCCGACCCAAGGATTAA
- the paaA gene encoding 1,2-phenylacetyl-CoA epoxidase subunit PaaA yields MYTQALDIPGQQPKGKPDAVENAAYQAEFDARIDAGATIEAKDWMPEAYRKTLIRQISQHAHSEIVGMLPEGNWISRAPSLKRKAILLAKVQDEGGHGLYLYAAAETLGVSRDELTEALLSGKAKYSSIFNYPTLNWADVGVIGWLVDGAAIMNQIPLCKCSYGPYARAMVRVCKEESFHQRQGYDALLAMMGGTEEQREMVQDAVNRWWWPSLMMFGPHDADSPNSGQSMRWGIKRISNDDLRQKFVDATVPQAKVLGVTLPDPDLKWNEDRGHYDFGTIDWDEFWNVVNGHGQCNVDRLATRVKAWEDGAWVREAAIAHAEKQAAREKAAA; encoded by the coding sequence ATGTATACCCAAGCACTCGACATCCCCGGCCAGCAGCCCAAGGGCAAGCCCGATGCGGTCGAAAATGCCGCCTACCAGGCCGAGTTCGACGCCCGCATCGACGCCGGCGCCACCATCGAAGCCAAGGACTGGATGCCCGAGGCCTACCGCAAGACGCTGATCCGCCAGATCAGCCAGCATGCGCATTCGGAGATCGTCGGCATGCTGCCCGAAGGCAACTGGATCAGTCGCGCACCGAGCCTCAAGCGCAAGGCCATCTTGCTGGCCAAGGTGCAGGACGAGGGCGGTCACGGTCTCTACCTCTACGCCGCCGCCGAGACGCTCGGCGTGTCGCGCGACGAGCTGACCGAGGCGCTGCTCTCGGGCAAGGCCAAGTACAGCTCCATCTTCAATTACCCGACGCTCAACTGGGCCGACGTGGGCGTGATCGGCTGGCTGGTCGACGGCGCGGCGATCATGAACCAGATCCCGCTGTGCAAGTGCAGCTACGGCCCCTACGCCCGCGCCATGGTGCGGGTGTGCAAGGAGGAGTCCTTCCACCAGCGCCAGGGCTACGACGCCCTGCTGGCGATGATGGGTGGCACCGAGGAACAGCGCGAGATGGTGCAGGACGCGGTCAATCGCTGGTGGTGGCCGTCGCTGATGATGTTCGGCCCGCATGACGCCGACTCGCCCAACTCCGGCCAGAGCATGCGCTGGGGCATCAAGCGCATCTCCAACGACGACCTGCGCCAGAAGTTCGTCGACGCCACGGTGCCGCAGGCCAAGGTGCTCGGCGTGACGCTGCCCGACCCGGACCTCAAGTGGAACGAGGACCGCGGCCACTACGACTTTGGCACCATCGACTGGGACGAATTCTGGAACGTGGTCAATGGTCACGGCCAGTGCAACGTCGATCGCCTGGCCACCCGCGTCAAGGCCTGGGAAGACGGTGCCTGGGTGCGCGAAGCGGCGATCGCCCACGCCGAAAAACAGGCGGCCCGCGAGAAGGCCGCGGCCTGA
- the paaB gene encoding 1,2-phenylacetyl-CoA epoxidase subunit PaaB, which yields MERKEWPLWEIFVRSKNGLDHKHCGSVHATDARMALQVARDVYTRRQEGVSIWAVKASDIVASDPDAKPELFDPAEDKIYRHPTFYTLPDEVDHM from the coding sequence ATGGAACGCAAGGAATGGCCGCTGTGGGAAATTTTCGTCCGCAGCAAGAACGGCCTCGATCACAAGCACTGTGGCAGCGTGCATGCCACCGACGCACGCATGGCCCTGCAGGTCGCGCGTGATGTGTACACCCGCCGCCAGGAAGGCGTGTCGATCTGGGCGGTGAAGGCCTCGGACATCGTCGCCTCCGACCCGGACGCCAAGCCCGAGCTGTTCGACCCGGCCGAGGACAAGATCTACCGGCACCCGACCTTCTACACGCTGCCCGACGAAGTGGACCACATGTGA
- the paaC gene encoding 1,2-phenylacetyl-CoA epoxidase subunit PaaC, with protein MTMQTTPEHLEYVLRLGDAALIHGQRLSEWCGHAPVLEEDMAMANMALDLIGQARLLLTHAGKLEGQGRDEDALAFLRHEGQYRNPTLCEMPNTDFAHTLVKAFLLGSFNLLLWERLGGSGDAELAAIAAKSLKEARYHAEHTGDWVIRLGDGTEESHRRAQAALDVLWPYTNELFAPNATDDTVSAAGIGPAWSELAADWEAAVLPVLQHATLTVPARTPFQSYGKFGRHSEYMGHLLAHMQHLPRSFPGATW; from the coding sequence ATGACGATGCAGACCACCCCCGAGCACCTGGAATACGTGCTGCGCCTCGGCGACGCGGCGCTGATCCACGGCCAGCGCCTGTCCGAGTGGTGCGGCCATGCGCCGGTGCTCGAAGAAGACATGGCCATGGCCAACATGGCGCTCGACCTCATCGGCCAGGCGCGCCTGCTGCTGACCCACGCCGGCAAGCTCGAAGGGCAGGGGCGCGACGAAGACGCGCTGGCCTTCCTGCGCCACGAGGGCCAGTACCGCAACCCGACGCTGTGCGAGATGCCCAACACGGACTTCGCCCACACCCTGGTCAAGGCCTTCCTGCTCGGCAGCTTCAACCTGCTGCTGTGGGAGCGCCTCGGCGGTTCGGGCGATGCCGAGCTGGCCGCGATTGCCGCCAAGAGCCTGAAGGAAGCGCGCTACCACGCCGAGCACACTGGCGACTGGGTGATCCGTCTCGGCGACGGCACCGAGGAGAGCCACCGCCGCGCCCAGGCCGCACTCGACGTGCTGTGGCCCTACACCAACGAGCTGTTCGCGCCCAACGCCACCGACGACACGGTGTCCGCCGCCGGCATCGGCCCGGCCTGGTCGGAGCTGGCCGCGGACTGGGAAGCCGCCGTGCTGCCGGTGCTCCAGCACGCCACGCTCACCGTGCCGGCGCGCACGCCCTTCCAGAGCTATGGCAAGTTCGGTCGCCACAGCGAATACATGGGCCATCTGCTGGCGCACATGCAGCACCTGCCGCGCAGCTTCCCCGGCGCGACGTGGTAA
- the paaD gene encoding 1,2-phenylacetyl-CoA epoxidase subunit PaaD, with product MLTEAQAWQALDAVEDPEIPVVSVTELGIVREVVAEGDALRVVVTPTYSGCPATELIAESIVDALKAAGAGAVTVETRLSPAWSTDWIADDARDKLRAYGIVPPQSAAPGGGQVVRFMSRTLPCPRCGSTRTTRLSEFGSTACKALYRCEDCREPFEYFKPI from the coding sequence ATGCTGACCGAAGCCCAGGCCTGGCAGGCGCTCGATGCGGTGGAAGACCCCGAGATCCCGGTGGTCTCGGTCACCGAGCTGGGCATCGTGCGCGAGGTCGTCGCCGAAGGCGACGCGCTGCGCGTGGTGGTCACGCCGACCTACAGCGGCTGCCCGGCCACCGAGCTGATCGCCGAGAGCATCGTCGATGCGCTCAAGGCGGCCGGCGCTGGCGCGGTGACGGTCGAGACCCGGCTGTCGCCGGCCTGGAGCACCGACTGGATCGCCGACGACGCGCGCGACAAGCTGCGCGCCTACGGCATCGTGCCGCCGCAGTCGGCGGCGCCGGGCGGTGGCCAGGTGGTGCGCTTCATGTCGCGCACCCTGCCATGCCCGCGCTGCGGCTCGACGCGCACCACGCGCCTGTCCGAATTCGGTTCCACCGCCTGCAAGGCGCTGTATCGCTGCGAAGACTGCCGCGAGCCTTTCGAATACTTCAAACCGATCTGA